TGGTATGGTTTCAACGTTGGTCAAAATTTCCTGGAGCGGTGTAACGTTCGTCCAAATGCTAAGTTGGCCATTGTGCAAGCGCGTCCAAATAGGGCGAATGGTATCGTTGTGCGCTACGATGTTGGTGTAGTCCCCGAAAAAGACGCCATCATTGGGTATGAATGGTGATTCGCTGATCTTCCGATTGAGGAAGCTGGTGCCGCCATCAGCTGAAATGGCCATGTAGACATCGGTCTGCGTATCGTCATAGGTTCTGCGGTCGTAGAAAACGAAATAGAGGTGACCGTTGGTCTGGTCGATATCCATCCAGGAAAAGAACTGATGCTTTCCGGGTGTATCATCATTCACACGAGCGGGAGCGCTCCATGTAGTTCCGCCGTCGGTAGACTTGGTGAGCCAGATATCGGTATCATCCGGGCCATTTCGTTGATCACCCCAATTCACGTAGATAGTCCCATGGTTCGGTCCACCGCTCAGGTCGCATTTTGTAATGGGAAGCCCATTGGCACGCCCAAAACCGGGAATCACAAGGTCCCAACCTTCTGGCATTGGGTCGATGGAGATCTCTTCGCTAAGCCAAGTTATTCCGTTGTCCAAAGAACGATTGAAAACAAGACCATTCGGACCTGTCCATGCAACGTATACTTCACCATTCGGACCGATCGCTGGTGTAGCACCTTCCACTGTGTTGTCAGAATCAATGCAATCCCCATCTACTTCATTGATCTTTATAGGCGTGGACCACGTGGCACCACCGTCGAAAGAATGTGCGTAAAGAATAATGCTCTTATCGTTGGGGTCACCGGATCCGTAATCATCGAACTGAGTCCACGAAAGGTGGATGTTATTGTTGCTCCGATCGATCACGCTCCATTGTTTGTCCTGCGCTTTGGTTCCGTTGAGCCCGGTAAATGTGCCTTCGGACCAGGTTGCACCATCGTCTGTGGATCTTTGGCAGACAATGCGATCGATCCAATTACCTCCGGGTGGGTTGGAAAGGTGGAAGAAGTAGAAATTCCCCGCAGTATCCACATCGAGCGCTGGATCGCCCCACACACCATACGGTGAAGTCAAGGTCTGTTCCGACCATGTATTGCCCCCATCATTACTTGTGTACACATTGTCCAAGTTAGCCGCGGCCACCATCGCACTGATGTTGTTCGGATCGAACATGATGCTCGGCTCATTCGGATTATTGGCGTTGCTGATCAATACGTTCTGCGCACTAGAAGTGTGGGCAATAATGGTAAGTAATAGGCTGATGACTATCCGCATTCAATTCTAGGTTGATCACGTGGGTGCAAGTGATCCGTGTTCGACGATCCGGTCAATGCAATTTCTGTGCTACTCAACACCCAGTCGGTATTCCAAGGCCTTAACAAGGTCTTCCAGTATGGCCTTCTTGTATGCATCGGTCTCAGACTTTGCAGCACTACTCACCTTTTTCAAAGCGAGACGTGCGTCTTTCTCCGGCCATATTTCCTGATTCTCGATCACGGTCAGGCATTCAAAACATTCACCCGCATCTCCGGAAATGGCTAGGTCAACGAACCGATCCAAATGATCACGCAGATCCAGACCCGCGTTCCAGAAGGTTGCAAGAATGGTCTGCCGAACATCCAACAGGGTAGGGTCTTCCAGTGCTGCAAAGAGTTGATTCGTGGCATCCTTGGCTTTTACTTGGAACAAGAGGCTCGTGATCCGGTTCTGGATCTTCGCATCCTTTGTGCGACCGAGCGCCTGCAGCAACGGCTTGATGGCGCGTGCATCTCCATCCTCTTCTATTCGGGTCAGCGCAGTTAGGATCTGCACATCATCATCGCTCAACAGCGCTGCGAAAGCGATATCCATGCGCTTGGTCTTCGTAATAGTAGTGGCCATAGCGCAAAGGTAAGAGAGGGGTGGTTAGTGGATGGGATAGTGGATAAGGTTGAGCAACGGTTTGGCTGTTTGGCCTGTGGCTCAGATCGTGCGCTGGCTATAGGCGGCCATACTATGACAGAATGATATCTTCAGTTTTTCACAAGATTGATTATCAGCTTTATCATTAGTTCTCTCTGTTCAGATGGGCTTTGTGCAACAGCCAATGCCAAGGCAACAAGTGTGTTCTCGTCGATCTTCGGCATCCCGTTTTTTTTCAAGCGATGTTTGTTCTGCTCAAGGTACCAAACGAATATAAATGATCCGATCCTCTTATTCCCATCGCTGAATGCATGTCCTTTGATTATTGAATAAAGAAGTTGGGCAGCCTGTTCCTCAACCGAGGGATAAGCGAGTTGCCCAAATACAGTTTGAGATATGCTTCCAAGGATCCCAGCGAATGATCTATCCTTTTCGTTTCCGAAGAGTTCGCTCGCTTCCCCCTTTTCTATGAGATTGTCTTTCAGTTCCGCAATTGCTGATTTTACCTCTACATAGTTTATTTTATAAATGACGTCATCATTGAGTCCACTAATTTCGAGACTGCTGCTATCGAATTGATTCAGAAGTTCGAATGATCTGGAATATGCCGTGATGATGTTCAAAAAACCAGAAGTAAGCTTCTCGCCATCTAGAATTCGTTGCTCAGTCAGTGCACTTATTGCGTTTCTCAATCCTTCGAGTTCGCCCTGTTTGTCCTTGAGTATTCGTTCGTTGATCGTATATCCC
This genomic window from Flavobacteriales bacterium contains:
- a CDS encoding virulence protein RhuM/Fic/DOC family protein — protein: MILFQSSDELVELNVILDSEVDTVWASGKQIEELFDKTRRTVGGHIQNLYAEGELDESSTRRKFRLVQTEGSRQITREIEHFNLDVVISVGYRVKSQRGVEFRKWATERLKEHLVRGYTINERILKDKQGELEGLRNAISALTEQRILDGEKLTSGFLNIITAYSRSFELLNQFDSSSLEISGLNDDVIYKINYVEVKSAIAELKDNLIEKGEASELFGNEKDRSFAGILGSISQTVFGQLAYPSVEEQAAQLLYSIIKGHAFSDGNKRIGSFIFVWYLEQNKHRLKKNGMPKIDENTLVALALAVAQSPSEQRELMIKLIINLVKN
- a CDS encoding T9SS type A sorting domain-containing protein — protein: MRIVISLLLTIIAHTSSAQNVLISNANNPNEPSIMFDPNNISAMVAAANLDNVYTSNDGGNTWSEQTLTSPYGVWGDPALDVDTAGNFYFFHLSNPPGGNWIDRIVCQRSTDDGATWSEGTFTGLNGTKAQDKQWSVIDRSNNNIHLSWTQFDDYGSGDPNDKSIILYAHSFDGGATWSTPIKINEVDGDCIDSDNTVEGATPAIGPNGEVYVAWTGPNGLVFNRSLDNGITWLSEEISIDPMPEGWDLVIPGFGRANGLPITKCDLSGGPNHGTIYVNWGDQRNGPDDTDIWLTKSTDGGTTWSAPARVNDDTPGKHQFFSWMDIDQTNGHLYFVFYDRRTYDDTQTDVYMAISADGGTSFLNRKISESPFIPNDGVFFGDYTNIVAHNDTIRPIWTRLHNGQLSIWTNVTPLQEILTNVETIPTDQTEAIDSFPNPSSGIAYVSFKLHDQAVVRLEILDQEGKLLHSIKNDEQMGYGKYVIPINTGELGLAAGSYFYRLNINGKVETMKAIVVN